In one Tachysurus fulvidraco isolate hzauxx_2018 chromosome 16, HZAU_PFXX_2.0, whole genome shotgun sequence genomic region, the following are encoded:
- the chrm5b gene encoding muscarinic acetylcholine receptor M5b — MDGLHNSTASGNTSVVLSVPHNLWEVITIATVSAVASLITIVGNVLVMLSFKVNSQLKTVNNYYLLSLAFADLIIGVFSMNLYTTYILMGYWSLGNVACDLWLALDYVASNASVMNLLVISFDRYFSITRPLTYRAKRTPRRAGIMIGLAWLISLILWAPPILCWQYFVGERTVPPDQCQIQFFSEPVITFGTAIAAFYIPVSIMTILYCRIYKETEKRTKDLAELQGTTSADRCDNPKTQRQRSCFAFSTDRNRTHGSWSSSNQSNMTKSTAQTEDMWVKSDQAAALNSYTSSDDEEHPVSEAASQDSYKNQDEPINCYEESHYLANSARNCSQKNKKCISYKFKPVLKNIHPQNTNSETVTHPCPSSQQLTLTSASSSAHPMDSSLKSQITKRKRMVLIKEKKAAQTLSAILLAFILTWTPYNIMVLISTFCSDCIPLSLWHLGYWLCYVNSTINPMCYALCNKTFQKTFRMLLSCKWKMNRGEEKLHWCGQNPPIPNKLTQQAD, encoded by the coding sequence ATGGATGGACTTCACAACTCCACAGCAAGTGGAAACACATCAGTTGTCCTGTCAGTTCCACATAATCTTTGGGAAGTCATTACGATTGCTACTGTGTCTGCTGTTGCAAGCCTAATCACCATAGTAGGAAATGTTTTGGTCATGCTTTCTTTTAAGGTGAACAGTCAACTGAAGACAGTGAACAACTACTATTTATTAAGTTTGGCTTTTGCAGACCTCATTATTGGAGTGTTTTCGATGAACCTTTACACTACGTACATTCTAATGGGATATTGGTCTCTGGGAAATGTGGCATGTGATCTTTGGTTAGCTCTGGACTATGTAGCAAGCAATGCTTCAGTAATGAACTTGCTGGTGATCAGCTTTGATAGATATTTCTCCATCACAAGGCCACTTACCTACAGAGCTAAACGAACACCTAGGCGTGCTGGTATCATGATTGGCTTGGCATGGCTTATATCCTTAATCCTATGGGCCCCTCCTATTTTATGCTGGCAGTATTTTGTAGGCGAGAGGACAGTTCCTCCAGACCAGTGCCAGATTCAGTTCTTCTCAGAACCTGTGATTACATTTGGAACTGCCATAGCAGCCTTTTACATTCCTGTCTCCATTATGACTATTTTATACTGCAGAATctacaaagagacagagaagcGTACAAAAGACTTGGCTGAGCTGCAAGGGACCACATCTGCAGATAGGTGCGACAACccaaaaacacaaagacaacGATCTTGCTTTGCTTTCAGCACTGACCGGAACAGAACTCATGGCTCGTGGTCTTCATCAAACCAGAGTAACATGACTAAGAGTACGGCGCAGACTGAGGACATGTGGGTAAAATCAGATCAGGCTGCTGCTCTCAATAGCTACACATCCTCTGACGATGAGGAGCATCCTGTTTCAGAAGCAGCATCTCAAGATTCGTACAAAAACCAGGATGAGCCAATAAACTGTTATGAAGAAAGTCACTATCTTGCTAATTCTGCCAGGAATTGCTCACAAAAGAACAAGAAATGCATCTCCTACAAGTTCAAGCCAGTCCTGAAGAACATCCACCCACAGAACACCAACAGTGAAACTGTTACACATCCATGCCCATCATCACAACAGTTAACTCTTACGTCTGCGTCCTCTTCGGCACACCCTATGGATTCCAGCCTCAAGAGTCAAATCACGAAACGGAAAAGAATGGTTCTCATCAAGGAGAAGAAGGCAGCTCAGACCCTCAGCGCTATTCTCCTGGCCTTTATTCTTACCTGGACACCGTATAACATCATGGTGCTGATCTCCACCTTCTGCTCCGACTgcatccctctgtctctctggcaCCTGGGCTACTGGCTATGCTACGTCAACAGCACCATAAACCCCATGTGCTATGCCTTATGCAACAAAACTTTCCAGAAAACCTTTCGAATGTTGCTCTCTTGCAAGTGGAAGATGAACCGAGGAGAGGAGAAACTGCACTGGTGTGGCCAAAACCCACCAATACCCAACAAACTCACACAGCAAGCAGACTGA
- the emc7b gene encoding ER membrane protein complex subunit 7, translated as MRHLKRILDAYIVLQSAFVLSCCSAESEPGPGVGNGDRFKIEGRAIVSGVKAQDWVSSARVLVEGGEYIGFLRTDGSFVVHDVPSGSYVVEVMSPSYKFEPARVDITSKGKMRARMVNYIKTSEVVRLPYPLQLRAIGQHSYFLKRETWGWTDFLMNPMVMMMVLPLLIIVLLPKVFNTNDPEMRKEMEQSMNMLNPNPELPDVSEFMTKLFSKGSSKPGGSNKGSRNAALKRR; from the exons ATGCGGCATCTTAAAAGGATATTGGACGCGTATATTGTTTTACAGTCTGCGTTTGTGCTGTCATGCTGTTCCGCCGAGTCCGAGCCCGGGCCTGGTGTGGGGAATGGAGACCGCTTTAAGATCGAGGGCCGTGCGATTGTCTCCGGGGTTAAAGCGCAGGATTGGGTCTCTTCAGCCCGGGTCTTGGTAGAGGGTGGCGAGTATATCGGATTTCTCAG AACCGATGGGAGTTTCGTGGTGCATGATGTTCCATCTGGATCCTACGTAGTTGAAGTCATGTCTCCATCTTACAAATTCGAGCCAGCCCGTGTTGACATTACTTCGAAAGGGAAAATGAG AGCTCGCATGGTGAACTACATCAAGACCTCAGAGGTGGTCCGACTGCCGTATCCCCTCCAGTTGAGAGCCATTGGACAACATTCATACTTCCTGAAGCGAGAGACGTGGGGGTGGACTGATTTCCTCATGAATCCGATG GTCATGATGATGGTTCTTCCTTTACTAATCATCGTTCTGCTTCCAAAAGTGTTCAATACCAATGACCCTGAAATGAGAAAG gagaTGGAGCAGTCCATGAACATGCTGAACCCCAATCCAGAGTTGCCAGATGTGTCAGAGTTCATGACCAAGCTCTTTTCTAAGGGATCTAGCAAGCCAGGAGGAAGCAATAAAGGCAGCAGGAACGCAGCACTGAAAAGGAGGTAG
- the aven gene encoding cell death regulator Aven: MEGRPSRGRGGQWRRGGSAGGDDCGASGDRRGRGRGGHHRGRGKRDHYRGRSRGFAEAAAGDFSRRGQEEQDDKENTEDQMPAIYSRRKLESNWDRYEESEKELVNNDVPEQRGTDYHVLLTSAGDSYTQFRFSEEKDWEVDSLGTNQVPALFVDLEALARTLQELPLHQRLDLEPSLVQESTPVDLPSMTVLNKVGPVCSGFKPPAPVLSGHRPGTCGSQPVQSVRGPNVSPHTSIAVISPEDDSEKELEQLLGLQKPDICLSLAESITSNSVESEPVSSGKAAPLVEEMEQQVVDEDPAKTEKETKPNQQKSEELQQKSELSESKQEMTEEDLEDWLDSMIS; encoded by the exons ATGGAGGGTAGACCGAGCAGGGGACGCGGTGGGCAGTGGAGAAGAGGCGGCAGTGCCGGAGGTGATGACTGCGGGGCTTCTGGAGACCGGAGAGGACGCGGCAGAGGCGGCCATCACCGCGGAAGAGGGAAAAGGGACCATTATCGCGGAAGAAGCCGCGGTTTTGCTGAGGCTGCTGCTGGCGACTTTTCTCGCCGA GGTCAAGAAGAACAGGATGACAAAGAAAACACTGAAGACCAAATGCCAGCAATCTATTCCAGGAGAAAGCTGGAGTCTAACTGGGATCGTTATGAGGAATCGGAGAAAGAGCTGGTGAACAATGATGTTCCAGAGCAGAGAGGGACAGACTATCACGTTCTCCTGACTTCTGCAG GTGACTCCTACACTCAGTTCAGGTTTTCCGAGGAGAAAGACTGGGAGGTGGATTCACTAGGAACTAATCAG GTGCCTGCTCTCTTTGTAGACCTGGAAGCGTTAGCTCGGACTCTTCAGGAGCTGCCACTGCACCAGAGGCTTGACTTGGAGCCTAGTCTTgttcag GAGTCGACCCCAGTAGATCTCCCATCAATGACGGTACTGAACAAAGTGGGTCCCGTATGCAGTGGCTTTAAGCCTCCTGCACCAGTACTGTCGGGTCACAGGCCAGGCACATGTGGATCGCAGCCTGTCCAGTCTGTTCGAGGCCCCAACGTGAGCCCCCACACCTCCATTGCAGTGATCAGCCCTGAGGATGATTCTGAAAAGGAGCTGGAACAACTTCTGGGATTACAGAAACCTGACATATGCCTTTCTCTAGCTGAGTCAATAACCTCAAACTCTGTAGAGTCAGAACCTGTTAGTTCAGGGAAAG CTGCACCACTGGTAGAGGAGATGGAACAACAGGTGGTTGACGAGGACCCGGCAAAAACTGAAAAAGAGACAAAGCCGAACCAGCAGAAGTCTGAAGAATTGCAGCAGAAATCTGAGCTCAGTGAATCAAAGCAAGAGATGACTGAGGAAGATCTCGAAGACTGGCTAGACAGCATGATCTCCTAA